The Acidobacteriota bacterium genome has a segment encoding these proteins:
- a CDS encoding GTPase, whose product MGAAGRDFHNFNAFFRSRRDYEVVAFTATQIPNIEGRRYPASLAGRLYPKGIPIYPESRLEELVRKLKVDQVVFSYSDVSHEHVMHLASKVIACGTDFRLMGTRHTAVRAKKVPVVTVTAVRTGCGKSQTTRKVALELQALGYRRVVVVRHPMPYGNLERQAVQRFKTLEDLARHDCTIEEREEYEPHIRRGTVVYAGVDYEKILRRAEREADVIVWDGGNNDLPFYEGTRTLDIVVVDPHRAGHEVLYHPGEANLRRADVIVINKMATAKAEDVRLVKKNIRAANPGAVVVRADSPIFVEDGRRLRRKRVLVVEDGPTLTHGGMAYGAGVIAARQYGAKTLVDPRKYAVRSIKETFKKYPHIGKLLPAMGYGKRQVLDLEKTISRTPCDVVLIGTPVDLRRLLRIDKPAMRATYKLAEIGRPTLREILRKFGFKGR is encoded by the coding sequence ATGGGCGCCGCCGGGCGCGACTTCCATAACTTCAACGCCTTCTTCCGCAGCCGGCGCGACTACGAGGTCGTTGCCTTCACCGCCACCCAGATTCCCAACATAGAGGGCCGCCGCTACCCGGCGTCGCTCGCCGGTCGCCTTTACCCGAAGGGGATTCCCATCTACCCCGAGTCGCGCCTCGAGGAGCTCGTCCGAAAGCTCAAGGTGGACCAGGTGGTTTTCTCCTACAGCGACGTCTCGCACGAGCACGTCATGCACCTCGCGTCGAAGGTCATCGCCTGCGGCACCGATTTCCGTCTCATGGGCACTAGGCACACGGCTGTGCGGGCAAAGAAAGTGCCCGTCGTCACGGTGACGGCGGTGCGCACGGGCTGCGGCAAGAGCCAGACGACGCGCAAGGTGGCGCTGGAGCTTCAAGCCCTGGGCTACCGCCGCGTGGTGGTGGTGCGCCATCCCATGCCCTACGGCAACCTCGAGCGCCAGGCCGTGCAGCGCTTCAAGACCCTCGAGGACCTCGCCCGGCATGACTGCACCATCGAGGAGCGCGAGGAGTACGAGCCCCACATCCGCCGCGGCACCGTGGTCTACGCCGGCGTGGACTACGAAAAAATTCTCCGGCGCGCCGAGCGCGAGGCCGACGTCATCGTCTGGGACGGCGGCAACAACGACCTGCCGTTCTACGAGGGCACGCGCACGCTCGACATCGTGGTCGTCGACCCGCACCGGGCGGGGCACGAGGTTTTGTACCACCCCGGCGAGGCCAACCTGCGCCGCGCCGACGTCATCGTCATCAACAAGATGGCGACCGCCAAGGCGGAGGACGTTCGCCTGGTTAAGAAGAACATCCGCGCCGCGAACCCCGGCGCCGTCGTGGTCCGAGCCGACTCGCCCATCTTCGTGGAGGACGGAAGGAGGCTGCGCCGAAAGCGCGTCCTCGTCGTCGAGGACGGCCCCACGCTCACGCACGGGGGGATGGCGTACGGCGCCGGCGTCATCGCCGCGCGGCAGTACGGGGCAAAGACGCTCGTGGATCCCAGAAAATACGCCGTCCGGTCCATCAAAGAGACCTTCAAGAAATACCCGCACATCGGAAAACTCCTTCCCGCCATGGGCTACGGGAAGAGGCAGGTGCTCGATTTGGAGAAAACCATCAGCCGCACGCCCTGCGACGTAGTCCTCATCGGCACGCCCGTGGACCTGCGCCGCCTGCTGCGGATCGACAAGCCGGCCATGCGCGCCACCTACAAGCTCGCCGAGATCGGCAGGCCCACGCTGCGGGAAATTCTCCGGAAGTTCGGCTTCAAGGGTCGTTAA